A genome region from Kogia breviceps isolate mKogBre1 chromosome 13, mKogBre1 haplotype 1, whole genome shotgun sequence includes the following:
- the LOC131768060 gene encoding LOW QUALITY PROTEIN: zinc finger protein 131-like (The sequence of the model RefSeq protein was modified relative to this genomic sequence to represent the inferred CDS: substituted 2 bases at 2 genomic stop codons), with protein sequence MEAEETMECLQEFPEHHKMLLDRLNEQREQDRFTDITLIVDGHHFKAHKAVFAACSKFFYKFFQEFTQEPLVEIEGVSKMAFRHLIEFTYTAKLVIQGEEEANDVWKAAEFLXMLEAIKALEVTLRWPRNKENSAPLEETTTGKSEAKKRKIAETSNVITESLPSVESEPVEIDVEIAEGTIQVEDEGIETLEDVATARQSIKYIQSTGSSDDSALALLADITSKYRQGDRKGQIKVEDGCASDPTSKQVEGIEIVELQLSHVKDLFHCEKCNRSFKLFYHFKEHMKSHSTESFKCEICNKRYLQESAWKQHLNCYHLEEGGVSKKQRTGKKIHICQYCEKQFDHFGHFKEHLXKHTGEKPFGCPNCHERFARNSTLKCHLTACQTGVGAKKGRKKLYECQVCNSVFNSWDQFKDHLVIHTGDKPKHCTLCDLWFMQGNELRRHLSDAHNISERLVTEEVLSVETRLQTEPVISMTIIEQVGKVHVLPLLQVQVDSAQVTVEQVHPDLLQDSQVYDSHMNELPEQVQVSYLEVGRIQTEEGTEVHVEELHVERVNQMPMEVQTELLEADLDQVTPEIMNQEEREPTQVDAPEAAREDHEDAEGLETKSTVDSQAEKPGNENRTPMPVLE encoded by the exons ATGGAGGCCGAAGAGACGATGGAATGCCTTCAGGAGTTCCCTGAACATCATAAAATGCTCCTGGACCGATTGAATGAACAGCGAGAGCAGGACCGGTTTACTGACATCACCCTGATTGTCGACGGACACCATTTTAAGGCCCACAAGGCTGTTTTTGCTGCTTGCAGCAAGTTCTTTTACAAATTCTTTCAGGAGTTTACTCAGGAACCTTTGGTGGAGATAGAAGGTGTTAGTAAAATGGCCTTTCGTCATTTGATTGAGTTCACATATACAGCAAAATTAGTGATACAAGGAGAAGAAGAAGCCAATGATGTATGGAAAGCAGCAGAGTTTCTATAAATGCTAGAAGCTATCAAAGCCCTTGAAGTCA CCCTGAGATGGCCcaggaacaaagaaaactcagCTCCACTAGAGGAAACTACCACAGGAAAAAgtgaagcaaaaaaaagaaagattgcaGAAACTTCAAATGTTATCACTGAGTCATTGCCGTCTGTAGAATCTGAACCTGTTGAAATAGACGTGGAGATTGCTGAAGGCACAATCCAAGTGGAAGATGAAGGCATTGAAACGTTAGAGGATGTGGCTACTGCCAGGCAGTCCATAAAGTATATTCAGAGCACAGGTTCCTCTGATGATTCCGCTCTGGCATTATTGGCAGATATCACCAGCAAGTACCGTCAAGGTGATAGAAAAGGGCAGATTAAAGTTGAAGATGGCTGTGCCTCTGACCCCACAAGCAAACAGGTAGAAGGTATTGAAATTGTGGAACTTCAGCTGTCACATGTGAAGGACTTGTTCCATTGTGAGAAATGTAACCGTTCATTCAAATTGTTTTACCATTTTAAGGAACACATGAAATCACACTCCACTGAGAGTTTCAAGTGTGAAATATGCAATAAAAGGTATCTTCAGGAGAGTGCATGGAAACAGCACCTCAATTGTTACCACCTTGAAGAAGGTGGAGTCAGTAAGAAGCAAagaactgggaaaaaaattcacatatgtCAGTACTGTGAGAAACAGTTTGACCACTTTGGACATTTTAAAGAGCATCTTTGAAAGCATACAGGTGAAAAACCTTTTGGATGTCCAAATTGTCATGAACGATTTGCTAGAAATAGCACCCTCAAATGTCACCTGACTGCATGCCAAACTGGAGTGGGggcaaaaaagggaagaaagaagcttTATGAATGTCAGGTCTGTAATAGTGTGTTTAACAGCTGGGACCAGTTCAAAGATCATTTGGTAATACACACTGGAGATAAACCCAAACATTGTACTTTGTGTGACTTGTGGTTTATGCAAGGAAATGAATTAAGGAGGCATCTCAGTGATGCTCATAATATTTCAGAGCGTCTAGTAACTGAAGAAGTTCTTTCAGTAGAAACACGTTTGCAAACTGAACCTGTGATATCAATGACTATTATAGAACAAGTTGGAAAGGTGCACGTGTTACCATTGCTTCAGGTTCAAGTGGATTCAGCACAAGTGACTGTGGAACAGGTCCACCCAGATCTGCTCCAGGACAGCCAAGTGTACGATTCACATATGAATGAGCTTCCAGAACAGGTCCAGGTAAGTTATCTAGAAGTGGGTCGAATTCAGACTGAAGAAGGTACCGAAGTACATGTAGAGGAGCTGCATGTTGAACGGGTAAATCAGATGCCAATGGAAGTACAAACTGAGCTTCTAGAAGCAGACTTGGATCAAGTGACCCCTGAAATCATGAACCAAGAGGAGAGAGAGCCTACCCAAGTAGATGCTCCTGAGGCGGCCAGAGAAGATCACGAAGATGCTGAGGGTTTAGAGACCAAATCAACAGTGGATTCCCAAGCTGAAAAGCCAGGAAATGAGAACAGAACACCTATGCCAGTTTTAGAATGA